DNA from Flavobacterium aestivum:
ATTTCTTCTTGTGTAGCGAATTTTTGATCTAAAATCACGTCTAAAACTTGAGTGATTGGATCTATCTTTTTATATTCTTCAACCTCTTCTTTAGAGCGGTATAATTGTGCATCAGACATAGAGTGTCCTCTGTAACGGTACGTTTTCATTTCAAGAAAAGTTGGTCCGTCACCTCGTCTTGCTCTGTCTATTGCTTCTGTCATAGCTTCGGCAACTTTTACAGGATTCATTCCGTCTACTGGTCCGCAAGGCATTTCATATCCTAAACCAAGTTTCCAAATATCAGTGTGATTTGCTGTTCTTTCTACAGAAGTTCCCATAGCATAACCATTGTTTTCTACTATAAAAACTACTGGAAGTTTCCACAACATGGCCATATTAAAAGCTTCATGTAAAGAACCTTGACGTGCAGCACCATCTCCAAAATAAGTCATAGTTACACCACCTGTACCATTGTATTTGTCACCAAATGCCAAACCAGCTCCAAGTGGAATTTGACCTCCTACAATCCCGTGACCTCCATAAAAGCGGTGCTCTTTTGAGAAAATATGCATTGATCCACCCATTCCTTTTGATGTTCCAGTTGCTTTTCCTAAAAGTTCTGCCATTACTCGTCTAGGATCTACTCCCATACCAATTGGCTGAACGTGATTTCTATAGGCAGTAATCATTTTGTCTTT
Protein-coding regions in this window:
- the pdhA gene encoding pyruvate dehydrogenase (acetyl-transferring) E1 component subunit alpha; this encodes MKEVTKEVYLKWYEDMLLWRKFEDKLAALYIQQKVRGFLHLYNGQEAVLAGALHAMDLTKDKMITAYRNHVQPIGMGVDPRRVMAELLGKATGTSKGMGGSMHIFSKEHRFYGGHGIVGGQIPLGAGLAFGDKYNGTGGVTMTYFGDGAARQGSLHEAFNMAMLWKLPVVFIVENNGYAMGTSVERTANHTDIWKLGLGYEMPCGPVDGMNPVKVAEAMTEAIDRARRGDGPTFLEMKTYRYRGHSMSDAQLYRSKEEVEEYKKIDPITQVLDVILDQKFATQEEIEIIDQRVKDLVEECAQFAEESPYPETQQLYDVVYEQENYPFTPHKL